Proteins co-encoded in one Flavivirga eckloniae genomic window:
- a CDS encoding SIR2 family NAD-dependent protein deacylase yields the protein MKKHIVVLTGAGMSAESGIKTFRDADGLWEGHDVMEVATPEGFRANPELVLDFYNQRRRQLFEVAPNAAHYDLAKLENNFKVTIVTQNVDDLHERAGSSNVVHLHGELLKVRSTVDESDIQDWKTDLVLGDTCKKGHQLRPHIVWFGEDVPMIEKAISICETADILLIIGTSMQVYPAAGLMHYVPQNTPSYFIDPKPAINSKDNLTVIAETATSGVFKVSNILLK from the coding sequence ATGAAAAAACACATTGTTGTACTTACGGGAGCTGGTATGAGTGCCGAGAGCGGTATTAAAACCTTTAGAGATGCAGATGGTTTATGGGAAGGTCATGATGTTATGGAAGTGGCTACTCCCGAAGGTTTTAGGGCAAATCCGGAATTGGTATTGGATTTTTATAATCAACGACGCAGACAACTTTTTGAAGTGGCCCCCAATGCTGCTCATTATGATTTAGCTAAGCTTGAAAACAATTTTAAAGTGACCATCGTTACGCAAAATGTAGATGATCTGCACGAACGTGCCGGAAGCAGCAACGTGGTGCATTTACATGGTGAATTGTTAAAAGTAAGAAGCACTGTTGATGAAAGCGACATTCAAGACTGGAAAACCGATTTGGTTTTAGGCGATACATGCAAAAAAGGACACCAATTACGCCCACATATTGTTTGGTTTGGTGAAGATGTACCTATGATTGAAAAAGCGATTTCTATTTGCGAAACTGCCGATATTTTACTCATTATCGGCACGTCTATGCAGGTATATCCTGCTGCCGGTTTAATGCACTATGTACCCCAAAATACACCCTCTTATTTTATCGATCCGAAACCCGCTATAAATAGCAAAGACAACTTAACCGTTATTGCCGAAACTGCTACATCTGGAGTTTTTAAAGTCTCAAATATTTTACTTAAATAA
- a CDS encoding TrmH family RNA methyltransferase, with product MIDIKLLEYLETYLTENRQARFDAVLSQRTKYYTVATEDVYQLHNTSAVIRSCDVFGIQEVNIVEERNSKRIDREIAMGAQKWVDLNRYHTVKDCITGLKQKGYQIVATTPHVDDCELHDFDITKKSCFFFGRETEGLSQEVLDAADCYLKIPMVGFTESLNISVSAAIILQHVTTKLRQTNIDWKLTENEMLEKRLDWVKKTIKSYDEIVERFYSKK from the coding sequence ATGATAGACATAAAACTTTTAGAATATTTAGAAACTTATCTAACGGAAAATAGACAAGCACGTTTTGATGCTGTTTTGTCCCAACGTACTAAATATTATACTGTAGCCACAGAAGATGTGTATCAATTACACAACACAAGCGCTGTAATACGCAGTTGTGATGTGTTTGGCATACAAGAAGTTAATATTGTAGAAGAACGCAATTCCAAACGTATTGATAGGGAAATAGCTATGGGCGCTCAAAAATGGGTGGATCTAAATCGATACCATACGGTAAAGGATTGTATTACAGGTTTAAAGCAAAAAGGATATCAAATAGTAGCCACTACGCCTCATGTAGATGATTGTGAATTACATGACTTTGATATTACTAAAAAATCATGCTTCTTCTTCGGAAGAGAAACCGAAGGGCTCTCTCAAGAGGTATTAGATGCTGCCGATTGTTATTTAAAAATACCCATGGTTGGATTTACAGAAAGTTTAAACATATCGGTATCTGCAGCAATTATTTTACAGCATGTTACTACCAAATTAAGACAAACTAATATCGATTGGAAACTAACGGAAAATGAGATGTTAGAAAAGCGTTTGGACTGGGTTAAAAAAACAATAAAAAGTTACGATGAGATTGTTGAGCGCTTTTATAGTAAAAAATAA
- a CDS encoding SRPBCC family protein gives MIYIILYVIIAIVAIFILLALIAPKKYQVNRSIVINKSLPKVFQYLKHIKNQDEWSPWKKKDPDMKQEFIGTDGEVGFITKWDGNKDVGLGEQEITNIVENECVESRLRFFKPWKSESDAVIKVEDVGVNATKVTWGFSGVNKVPVNIFMMLYDVDKHVGKDFEEGLASLKKILEH, from the coding sequence ATGATATATATAATTCTTTATGTAATTATTGCTATTGTTGCAATATTTATTCTTTTGGCGCTTATCGCACCTAAAAAGTATCAAGTAAATAGAAGCATAGTCATTAACAAATCACTTCCCAAAGTGTTTCAATACTTAAAGCATATAAAGAATCAGGATGAATGGTCTCCATGGAAAAAGAAAGACCCAGATATGAAGCAGGAATTTATTGGTACAGATGGTGAAGTTGGATTTATAACTAAATGGGATGGCAATAAAGATGTAGGTTTGGGCGAACAGGAAATTACCAATATTGTTGAGAATGAGTGCGTAGAATCCAGATTACGGTTTTTTAAACCGTGGAAATCAGAATCGGATGCAGTTATAAAAGTTGAGGATGTAGGTGTAAACGCTACAAAAGTGACTTGGGGGTTCTCTGGAGTTAATAAAGTACCGGTCAATATTTTTATGATGCTTTATGATGTAGATAAGCATGTTGGAAAGGATTTTGAGGAAGGGTTGGCCAGTTTAAAAAAGATATTGGAACATTAA
- a CDS encoding VOC family protein — MKNNMVGWFEIPVTNMDRAAAFYNTVFKIEVQVQDFGGTLMAWFPFAEDKPGAMGSLILNKAYEPSDTKGVLIYFNSEDIESELNNVEDAGGKVVQAKTQISPEVGYMGVFVDSEGNRIALHSRS, encoded by the coding sequence ATGAAAAATAACATGGTAGGCTGGTTCGAAATTCCTGTAACGAATATGGATAGAGCCGCAGCATTTTACAATACAGTATTTAAAATAGAAGTACAAGTACAGGATTTTGGAGGCACTTTAATGGCATGGTTTCCTTTTGCTGAAGATAAACCGGGGGCTATGGGGTCTCTAATTTTAAACAAGGCTTACGAGCCTAGTGATACAAAAGGCGTATTGATATATTTTAATTCTGAAGATATTGAAAGCGAATTAAATAACGTAGAAGATGCCGGAGGGAAAGTGGTACAGGCTAAAACGCAGATTTCACCAGAGGTCGGCTATATGGGGGTTTTTGTTGATAGTGAAGGTAATAGAATAGCATTGCATTCCAGATCATAA
- a CDS encoding carboxypeptidase-like regulatory domain-containing protein, which produces MKNYLLFITFILTSAICMSQEANKVIGVVINSSNDMPLENVNIVNLNKVIGTTTNKKGEFEISAKTNDTLHFSYLGFKSIKVRVTNDWLKFGSSKIELTELALALEEVVVNQLKLTGYLEVDIAQLPAPNNNYRYSISGLPSTGYEAGSKGAITKVLGSIFNPADFLHRMFGKKPNELRKLKKMKEDDEIRNLLASRFDREMLTVLLQVDRVDLDEIVSQCNYSKGFIQTANDLQILDAISECYEEYKLLSRGRSKRI; this is translated from the coding sequence ATGAAAAATTACCTACTTTTTATTACTTTTATTTTGACTTCCGCTATTTGCATGAGCCAAGAAGCCAATAAAGTTATAGGTGTGGTCATTAATTCATCCAATGATATGCCTTTGGAAAACGTTAATATCGTTAACCTTAATAAGGTCATCGGTACTACAACAAACAAAAAAGGGGAATTTGAAATCTCTGCTAAGACAAACGATACTCTGCATTTTTCCTATTTGGGTTTTAAGTCCATAAAAGTTAGGGTTACCAACGACTGGTTAAAATTTGGAAGCTCTAAGATTGAATTAACCGAATTAGCCTTAGCCCTGGAAGAAGTGGTTGTAAACCAATTAAAACTTACGGGATATTTAGAAGTAGATATAGCACAACTACCTGCTCCAAATAATAATTACCGTTACAGTATTTCCGGATTACCTAGCACAGGATACGAAGCTGGATCTAAAGGAGCTATAACCAAGGTATTGGGTTCTATTTTTAATCCTGCCGACTTTTTACATCGTATGTTTGGTAAAAAACCAAACGAACTACGAAAGTTAAAAAAGATGAAAGAGGACGACGAAATTAGAAATCTATTGGCTTCACGGTTCGACAGGGAAATGCTAACCGTTTTATTACAGGTTGATCGTGTTGATTTAGATGAAATTGTAAGCCAATGTAATTACTCCAAAGGGTTTATACAAACTGCTAACGATCTACAGATTCTCGATGCTATTAGCGAATGCTACGAGGAATACAAATTACTAAGCCGAGGTAGAAGTAAACGAATTTAA
- a CDS encoding DUF5995 family protein gives MTATTIDEVIENLEQIIQQSISEESTFGYFAALYQNVTINIKEKLGKGYFDDDKRMEQLDVIFANRYLDAYSNYKVEKEITKSWEIAFKSSTNSMLIVLQHLLLGMNAHINLDLGIAASQVTDDKTIASLEPDFNRINELLATLVDEVQKDLAEIWPTLLKILKFSKRVDDFLIDFSMKFARNKAWEFANELVKSKEVEKEKLIELKDNEVSKLSEKIIYPGILVKLLFIIIRIGERGKPSDKTRALEKLVEDKLDNL, from the coding sequence ATGACAGCAACAACCATAGACGAAGTTATAGAAAACCTAGAACAAATAATCCAACAGTCCATAAGTGAAGAAAGCACTTTTGGGTATTTCGCAGCCTTATACCAAAACGTAACCATAAATATAAAAGAAAAGCTTGGTAAAGGTTATTTTGATGATGATAAAAGAATGGAACAATTGGATGTTATTTTTGCCAACAGATATTTAGATGCCTATTCAAACTATAAAGTAGAAAAAGAGATAACCAAGTCATGGGAAATAGCCTTTAAATCTTCAACAAATAGTATGTTAATCGTGTTGCAGCATTTATTATTGGGAATGAATGCCCATATAAATTTAGACTTAGGTATAGCAGCTTCTCAAGTAACAGACGATAAAACTATAGCATCCCTTGAACCGGATTTTAATAGGATAAATGAATTGTTGGCTACATTGGTAGACGAGGTTCAAAAAGATTTAGCAGAAATCTGGCCTACTTTACTTAAAATCTTAAAGTTCTCAAAAAGAGTAGATGACTTTTTAATAGATTTTAGTATGAAATTCGCAAGGAACAAAGCTTGGGAATTCGCAAACGAATTGGTTAAGAGTAAAGAAGTGGAAAAGGAGAAGCTGATTGAGCTAAAGGACAATGAAGTATCAAAACTATCTGAAAAAATAATATATCCCGGTATTTTAGTAAAGCTGTTATTTATCATTATAAGAATAGGTGAACGAGGTAAGCCTTCAGACAAAACCAGAGCATTGGAAAAGCTGGTTGAAGATAAATTAGATAATCTTTAA
- a CDS encoding alpha-L-fucosidase, which yields MKFRRLFITAIFLLLIFNGNSQKKNDPYGKDWDELTQHKIPDWFRDAKFGIYAHLGVYCVPAYESEWYPRYMYTKGHKVQKYHEEKYGKLSEFGYHDFIPMFKLENFNAKEWAKLYKRAGAKFAGPVAEHHDGFSMWDSKVNRWNAKDMGPKRDVVGELTKAIRKEGMKVITSFHHGFNLESYYATVEGTHTANPEYGDLYGKFENEEEGYDRWLAKLEEVIDKYKPDQIWFDWGLRVVPLEYRRKFASYYYSKEKEWDKELIITRKLDQLPDGVGVLDYEGGSARDLTPYLWQTDQSTGGHIWSWRDGIHIRSARSVLHELITVVSKNGVLLLNICPAADGSIPGGQKEMLYEIGDWLKVNGEAIYGTRPWRVRGEGPDLFGRYGYYMFHATARQKSKMNVHFTQKDGNLYAICLNWPGEGFTFDKIQVKKHSEKSKVTLLGHGNVDYTVDGEDLTINPFSSIKEKDMPFKHAYVLKLEGFDLEAEPFSKLEVLHLNANNATTTGRIIVRKGNKKKDGSYERNRLYKWDNARDKAFWLVNVKVPGKYIVRGELATRFRAARMVLDNGEDTLKFSTIPSQNYGEGFLKDYGVINFSKTGIQKVELRLEDLNDFPGIQAFWQLELAPLD from the coding sequence ATGAAGTTTAGAAGACTATTTATTACAGCTATTTTTTTGCTTTTAATTTTTAATGGAAATTCTCAAAAAAAGAATGACCCATACGGTAAAGATTGGGACGAGTTAACTCAACATAAAATTCCTGATTGGTTTCGCGATGCTAAGTTTGGTATTTATGCACATTTAGGTGTGTATTGTGTTCCGGCATACGAGAGTGAATGGTATCCAAGATATATGTATACAAAAGGACACAAGGTTCAGAAATATCATGAAGAAAAATACGGAAAATTATCAGAATTTGGTTATCATGATTTTATTCCCATGTTTAAGTTAGAAAACTTTAATGCAAAAGAATGGGCTAAGTTATATAAGCGAGCAGGCGCAAAATTTGCGGGGCCGGTTGCCGAACATCATGATGGTTTTTCAATGTGGGACAGTAAAGTTAACCGTTGGAATGCCAAAGATATGGGGCCCAAACGAGATGTTGTGGGAGAACTAACAAAAGCTATTCGAAAGGAAGGTATGAAGGTGATTACTTCTTTTCACCACGGGTTCAATTTAGAAAGTTATTATGCAACCGTAGAAGGGACTCATACAGCTAACCCCGAATACGGAGATTTATATGGCAAGTTTGAGAATGAAGAAGAAGGCTATGATCGTTGGTTAGCAAAATTGGAGGAAGTGATAGATAAATACAAGCCAGACCAAATATGGTTTGATTGGGGATTGAGAGTTGTACCCTTAGAATATCGTCGAAAATTTGCTTCCTATTATTATTCAAAAGAAAAAGAGTGGGATAAGGAATTAATCATTACTCGAAAATTAGACCAACTTCCAGATGGTGTAGGTGTATTAGACTACGAAGGAGGAAGCGCTAGAGATTTAACCCCTTATTTATGGCAAACCGATCAATCAACAGGAGGGCATATTTGGTCATGGCGTGATGGCATTCATATCCGTTCAGCCCGTTCTGTGTTACATGAGCTCATTACAGTTGTTAGTAAAAATGGTGTTTTGTTATTGAATATATGTCCAGCTGCAGATGGTTCTATTCCTGGAGGTCAAAAGGAAATGCTCTATGAAATAGGAGACTGGTTAAAAGTTAATGGAGAAGCTATATATGGAACTAGGCCATGGAGAGTACGCGGGGAAGGACCTGATTTGTTTGGTAGATATGGCTACTATATGTTTCATGCAACAGCTAGGCAGAAAAGTAAAATGAATGTTCACTTTACACAAAAGGATGGGAATTTATACGCTATCTGTTTAAATTGGCCAGGTGAAGGTTTTACTTTTGATAAAATTCAGGTTAAAAAACATTCTGAGAAATCAAAGGTTACGCTTTTAGGACATGGAAATGTTGATTATACAGTAGATGGAGAAGATTTAACTATAAACCCATTTTCTTCTATTAAAGAGAAAGATATGCCGTTTAAACATGCTTATGTATTAAAACTTGAAGGTTTTGATTTAGAGGCCGAGCCTTTTTCTAAGCTTGAAGTTTTACACTTAAACGCTAATAATGCTACAACTACGGGGCGAATTATAGTTCGAAAAGGTAACAAGAAAAAAGATGGAAGTTATGAGCGTAACCGCTTATATAAATGGGATAACGCACGGGATAAGGCTTTTTGGCTAGTAAATGTAAAAGTACCTGGTAAATATATTGTTAGAGGAGAATTGGCTACACGCTTTAGGGCAGCTCGTATGGTTTTAGATAACGGTGAAGATACTTTGAAATTTAGCACCATACCAAGTCAAAATTATGGAGAAGGTTTTTTGAAAGATTATGGCGTGATTAATTTTAGTAAAACTGGTATTCAAAAGGTGGAGTTAAGATTAGAAGATTTAAATGACTTCCCTGGAATTCAGGCTTTTTGGCAATTGGAGCTGGCTCCGCTAGATTAA
- a CDS encoding Hsp20/alpha crystallin family protein has translation MTLVRYQNQFPGLLDRLFNSDFDSFNRSNFSNTNTTLPSVNIKEDVDSFFVEVAAPGFEKSDFNIEVNNDLLTISSEKKTTNTPKDNERVSRQEFSYQSFKRSFTLPELVDDEKISAKYENGILSVSIPKKEEAKPKPVKLIEIK, from the coding sequence ATGACACTTGTAAGATATCAAAACCAATTTCCGGGCTTGTTGGACAGATTGTTTAATTCTGATTTTGACAGCTTTAACAGAAGCAATTTTTCTAATACAAATACAACACTACCATCGGTAAACATTAAAGAAGATGTAGATTCATTTTTTGTTGAAGTGGCTGCTCCTGGATTCGAAAAATCGGATTTCAATATTGAAGTTAACAATGATTTGCTAACCATTTCTTCTGAGAAGAAAACAACGAATACTCCTAAAGATAACGAGCGTGTTTCTAGACAGGAGTTTAGTTATCAGTCGTTCAAGCGTTCATTTACGCTACCAGAGTTAGTTGATGATGAAAAAATCTCGGCTAAGTATGAGAATGGTATCTTATCTGTTAGTATTCCTAAAAAAGAAGAAGCAAAACCTAAACCAGTAAAGTTAATAGAGATTAAATAG
- a CDS encoding glycoside hydrolase family 31 protein — translation MKKRVSLKNNSIIKRIHILILVLFFCQLGAAQKKATNEIVLNRNGIFYNIEVINDELIHVVKSKHKDYKPLLDNLSIIKNAENIQFDVSEDNGTTIVKTKKVVLYIDKSGVIRFVDTNGKALLSELKGGHKLTEAPSSNAIYQGFSSGDEAFYGLGQFQSGILNWKNTPIQLRQYNQEIAIPFLVSTNHYGILWNNNSITDFNHPEQEISFSKTIDEENNIREAEFTANTTGEYAFYVESPNPEKNRRDGPVLLTINDKPIINYTTIWVPDCHVGKINLEKGKTYKVVLQNSNSQTKGRLFVNGPDFNKTTFASKKGKAIDYYFVYGETPTDILDGYRELTGKAPMFPKWAFGFWQCRERYHNQEELLENAREYRKRNIPLDNIVQDWHYWREGTKGPSWNPETYPNPKAMCDELESLNLNLMVSVWPEAKDKELLTRYGLEEHKLVHKRSTRDIYYLDFYNPKVAEGFANVLRDSMYNIGVDAIWLDGTEPQDPPHDWTQTHAGSWDEVTNSYSLVVNKAAYEGKMKHFPNQRVFNLTRSAFTGQQRYSAASWSGDVAATWEQFAEQIPAGLNFCMAGIPYWTTDIGGFFRDGKSLNGSTFKDQYKSEEYKELLTRWFQYGTFCPLFRIHGYVSDTEIWRYGKAFETTARDFINLRYQLMPYIYSTAWNVTKNNGSMMTPLAYSFPNDKNAWDIGNQFLFGDNIMVCPVTEYKARNRTVYLPEGTWFDFWTNKVISGGKEISADAPLNKLPLYVKAGTILPLGPKVQYSTQKLDKPIEIVIYEGANAEFVLYQDDNLSNDYLKGAYAEFIFSYNDNTSKLTIRKKEGNYIDLKKTPQSFIVKKAGESKGQKVTFKGKTKVVKL, via the coding sequence ATGAAAAAAAGAGTTTCATTAAAAAATAATTCAATTATAAAAAGAATACATATTCTAATACTCGTCCTGTTTTTTTGTCAACTCGGGGCAGCTCAAAAAAAAGCAACTAACGAAATTGTATTAAACAGAAATGGCATTTTTTATAACATTGAAGTTATTAATGATGAGCTTATTCATGTTGTAAAAAGTAAACACAAAGATTACAAACCATTATTAGATAATCTCTCGATTATCAAGAATGCCGAGAACATCCAATTCGATGTAAGCGAAGACAATGGTACTACCATCGTTAAAACCAAAAAAGTTGTTTTATATATAGACAAATCGGGAGTAATTCGATTTGTTGATACTAACGGTAAAGCCTTGCTATCTGAACTAAAAGGAGGGCATAAATTAACAGAAGCCCCTTCATCAAATGCTATTTATCAGGGGTTCTCTTCTGGAGATGAGGCTTTTTACGGATTAGGTCAGTTTCAAAGTGGGATATTAAATTGGAAAAATACTCCAATTCAACTACGACAATACAATCAAGAGATAGCCATTCCTTTTCTAGTATCAACAAATCACTACGGTATTTTATGGAACAATAACAGTATTACAGACTTTAATCATCCCGAGCAGGAAATATCATTTTCTAAAACTATAGATGAAGAAAACAACATTCGTGAAGCTGAGTTTACAGCAAATACAACAGGGGAATATGCTTTCTATGTAGAAAGCCCAAACCCTGAAAAAAACCGTAGAGATGGTCCTGTTTTATTAACTATAAACGACAAACCTATTATTAATTATACTACCATTTGGGTTCCAGATTGCCATGTAGGGAAAATCAATTTGGAAAAAGGAAAAACCTATAAGGTGGTCTTACAAAATTCTAATTCACAAACAAAAGGACGATTATTTGTTAACGGGCCAGACTTTAACAAAACGACTTTTGCAAGTAAAAAAGGAAAAGCTATTGATTACTATTTTGTATATGGAGAAACCCCTACAGATATTCTCGATGGTTACAGAGAGTTAACAGGAAAAGCACCAATGTTTCCAAAATGGGCTTTTGGTTTTTGGCAATGTCGCGAAAGATATCACAATCAAGAGGAATTGCTTGAAAACGCAAGAGAGTATCGTAAGAGAAATATTCCGTTAGACAATATTGTACAGGATTGGCACTATTGGCGAGAAGGCACCAAAGGACCATCATGGAATCCTGAAACCTACCCAAACCCTAAAGCCATGTGTGATGAGCTTGAAAGTTTAAACTTAAATTTAATGGTATCTGTATGGCCAGAAGCCAAAGACAAAGAACTACTTACCAGATATGGTTTAGAAGAACATAAACTCGTTCATAAACGAAGCACACGCGACATATATTATCTCGATTTTTACAATCCAAAAGTAGCAGAGGGCTTTGCTAACGTGCTAAGAGACTCCATGTACAATATAGGCGTTGACGCTATTTGGCTAGACGGTACAGAACCCCAAGATCCTCCGCATGATTGGACACAAACTCATGCTGGAAGCTGGGATGAAGTAACCAATTCATACTCGTTAGTGGTAAATAAAGCCGCATATGAAGGAAAAATGAAACACTTTCCCAATCAAAGAGTATTCAACTTAACACGTTCTGCCTTTACGGGTCAGCAACGATACAGCGCTGCGTCATGGTCTGGAGATGTAGCTGCTACATGGGAGCAATTTGCAGAACAAATACCTGCTGGTCTTAATTTTTGTATGGCGGGGATCCCGTATTGGACAACAGATATAGGTGGTTTTTTCCGAGATGGCAAGTCCTTAAATGGAAGCACTTTTAAAGACCAATATAAAAGTGAGGAATATAAAGAACTATTAACCCGATGGTTTCAGTATGGCACGTTTTGTCCTTTATTCCGTATTCATGGTTATGTATCAGACACCGAGATATGGCGCTATGGCAAAGCATTTGAAACAACTGCAAGGGATTTTATAAACCTTAGATATCAACTTATGCCCTATATTTATTCCACCGCCTGGAACGTTACAAAAAACAATGGTTCTATGATGACGCCCTTGGCTTATTCATTCCCAAATGATAAAAATGCATGGGATATTGGTAATCAATTTTTATTTGGTGATAATATCATGGTTTGCCCTGTTACCGAATACAAAGCTAGAAACAGAACAGTTTATTTACCAGAAGGAACATGGTTTGATTTCTGGACAAATAAAGTTATTTCCGGAGGAAAGGAAATCAGTGCTGATGCACCATTAAATAAGCTTCCATTATATGTAAAAGCAGGTACCATTTTGCCTTTAGGCCCTAAGGTTCAATATTCGACCCAGAAGCTTGACAAGCCTATTGAAATCGTGATATATGAAGGTGCTAATGCAGAATTCGTATTATATCAAGACGATAACCTTTCTAATGACTATCTTAAAGGAGCGTATGCTGAATTTATTTTCTCATACAATGACAACACTTCAAAATTAACAATAAGAAAAAAAGAAGGCAACTACATTGACCTAAAGAAAACACCGCAAAGCTTTATCGTAAAAAAGGCAGGAGAATCGAAAGGACAAAAAGTAACCTTTAAAGGTAAAACCAAAGTTGTAAAATTATAA
- a CDS encoding SRPBCC family protein: MGSDRICHLVDGKRKVLVKEKIINIKDGEYYIYDVYDWEDFPLKKMNNTFGVKVNAQGKTTIYQITEYRLKPRFLTWIMKGEMRSQARTALISYKHYMETG, from the coding sequence TTGGGCAGTGACAGAATATGTCATTTAGTAGATGGAAAAAGAAAGGTCTTGGTAAAAGAGAAAATTATTAATATTAAAGATGGTGAATATTATATCTATGATGTTTACGATTGGGAAGATTTTCCTTTAAAAAAGATGAACAATACATTTGGAGTAAAAGTTAATGCCCAAGGCAAAACAACAATTTACCAAATTACAGAATACAGACTAAAACCACGTTTTTTAACCTGGATCATGAAGGGTGAAATGAGATCTCAAGCAAGAACGGCATTAATCTCTTACAAGCATTATATGGAAACCGGATAA